The nucleotide window ATAGCCTCTGTGAGCCAGTTTCAAAGCGGCCCGGGCATTTTGTTCCACCAGAACAATGGTAACACCCGAGCTGTTAATTTCTCTGATGGTATTAAAAATGGTTTTAACCAGCAACGGAGCCAGTCCCAAACTGGGTTCATCCAGGAGCAGAATTCTGGGATGCGCCATCAGTGCGCGACCGATCGCAAGCATTTGCTGCTCCCCCCCGCTTAAGGTTCCGGCAAGCTGGTCAAATCGCTCTTCCAGAACAGGGAAAAGTGCATAAATCCATTTCAGGGTTTTATTGGCTTTTGCCGTGTCGCGAGAGAGAAATCCGCCCAGAATGAGATTTTCTTTAACGGTCAATGTGCCGAATATACGGCGGCCTTCAGGCGCCTGAGCAATGCCGCCGGCTACGATTTTGTGGGCGGGCAATGGATTTAATGAGGCGCCGTCAAAAAAAATAGTCCCTTCACTCGGTTTTACCAACCCGCTGATGGCCATCAGGGTGGTGGATTTTCCGGCGCCGTTGGCGCCAAGGATAGTGACGATTTCCCCCTCGTCTACTTCCAGGTCGACCCCGTGAAGTGCCTCCACATTGCCGTATTTAACGTGCAGATTTTCTATTTTCAGGAGCATGTCGGTATTTATTCCTCATCTGAACCCAAATATGCCTCAATCACTTTCGGATCGGTCTTGACAGTTTCCGGGGTGCCTTCGGCAATTTTTGATCCGTATTCCAATACAACAATGTGTTCACAGGCCTGCATGACGAGGTTCATGTCGTGCTCGATCAGCAGGACCGTAACCCCCCGGTCCCGAATCTGCCGGATCAGCGATATCAGTTGGGAGGTCTCATGATTG belongs to Desulfobacterales bacterium and includes:
- a CDS encoding ABC transporter ATP-binding protein; the protein is MLLKIENLHVKYGNVEALHGVDLEVDEGEIVTILGANGAGKSTTLMAISGLVKPSEGTIFFDGASLNPLPAHKIVAGGIAQAPEGRRIFGTLTVKENLILGGFLSRDTAKANKTLKWIYALFPVLEERFDQLAGTLSGGEQQMLAIGRALMAHPRILLLDEPSLGLAPLLVKTIFNTIREINSSGVTIVLVEQNARAALKLAHRGYVMEVGNIILKDSADRLLANPDVQNAYLGRGRKDS